From the Microtus ochrogaster isolate Prairie Vole_2 chromosome 8, MicOch1.0, whole genome shotgun sequence genome, the window CTCTGATGCAAAAGGCAACCTTCTGGCTGATGACTTCTCCGTGGAGGGAGATTTGGTGGGACAAAGCTGATGACCAAGCAGACTTGAAGGTCTGCTTGTGtgaacatttcattttctcttagaCATCGCTACCTTGGCGTTCTACTCCCATCTCATCTTGTCATTTGCAGCCAGTGGTTTGGGAGCTTAGATGAGCTAGACCAAGGGTTTGAACCTGAGCTTTGTGGCTTTGGTGAGTGTCTGGGCTCAAATCCAGCTatctgagaggctgagacaggagaatcacaaagTAGGGCAAAATAGGGCCTTgtctgggatatatatatatatatatatatatacacatatgtgtgtgtgtgtgtgtgtgtgtgtgtgtgtgtgtgtgtgggatatATATCCCTTGTCTgggatacacagacacacacacacagacacacacacacacacacacacacacatcatgttcaaggtcagcctgagtaACTTtagcaagaccctttctcaaacgaacaaacagacaaacaaacaaaagattaagAACAGGAACAGGACTGAGGACATAGGacatagctcagcagtagaatacttgcccagcatgtgtggaACCGtgggttccatctctagcaccTTGGTGGCTGGCACATAGGAGCTTTGCATGCAGAGGAAGTAGAactcctgagtcatctcccaTGCAAATGATTTCACAGTAATGCTGctgccccttttctcttcccattacTGCAAGTGTGTGGCAGTAAAGCTCCCTGGGAGGGTGGGCACTCACCCTGGGATTTTAAAGGTGAAGCATTTCAAAACTGAAACGTGAAAGGCTGTAGTTTTGTATTAACTCAGTTGCCATGATCTCTTCGGGTGCTATTATACTTTCGAAAGGTTACAGAAGACTCCCAGGTATCCGGCTTTCAATTGAAATCTTTAGCTTTAATCACTGAAATTAATATtgcaaaaaaatgaaatgttcatTTAATGTTTCTAGGACCTTAAATGATATTGGGCAGCTGTAGGAAACATTTTAATCATATGGATAGATGATTAAGGCCCACCAGCTCCCCAAGTCCTGTTTAAATCTTTTCTGTGCCATCTATCTCCATCCAGTATGTCTCAGAATCTcatatttattctctttccttcatctGGATCACAAACCGGAGGGGCAGGGGTTGGGTCTGTTTTATTCATTGTTGGGCCTCCATGCCTTGGTTTATGATGACGTTCCTGTGcaacaagaaaagagaagaatgttTGTTGAAGGAAGGAATGGTTGTTTCAAAAACCATTAGCTTAAGATGTTTGTTCTCTGAACTGCCTTGACTATGGGAAAACTGACTCCCAAGACTGTTTGCCAAGAGCTGTAAGAGCTTTCTGAAGACCCACTGAAGAAGTGGTAAAAAAGGGGAGGAACACTGTGTTCCTGGTCCTCCTCGTCTGGCTAGTGGTAGCAGGAGCAGTTGCACAATGCTTAGGCAACTCCTAATACATGTTAGGCCATGAGCCTGGGCTTTTTGCTCATATGAATTCATCTAATCTTTAACATGGCGCTGTGGAGGAGACCCTTGATCATGGCCATTCTGGGTTTTTTCCTTCTTACTATCTTTCAAATCTGAATGTGTCTTTCAATGGATGGCATCTTAGATTCAATGATATTTAGCCAAAAAAGTAATGCATCTAAAATGATAAAGCCAGGTCCTAAACCTAACTAGCTCGTTTCTGAAAACTGTGCCCTTACTAACTGTGCTTTGCTGCCTAGCTTTGGGCCGCTGGAGTGTGCATCAAGCTGAATAATGACTTTAAACTAAACTGAACTTTGCTTGGTCTTGATCAGCCAACTAGGTAGCAGAGTATTATAGATCTGAGCCAgagttttcaaaacaaacaaaacaaaacttgcttGTCTAGCCTTTCTGTAAAGTGCCACAAACTTGTAtgtgattataaaatataaatttggcACCAATACATAGTTTATATCATAAGAAATTGTCATTTTAAAGATCAAAAGAAGATAACTGTCATTGATTTCATATAGTTTGTTCCATCTAACACATGATCTATTCTTGAAATggacaaaaatagacaaaatcccaaaggagaaaaaattggaataaacaaTATGTGTAATGTCTTGCCAATCGTGACATCAGTGTATATGATGATGAAATTCACCATTAGCAAATGGAGATTATTATTAACAAAATAATCTTGAAGCTTATTTTAGCCAACGTTTTATTGTATCCTACTCagtatttgtttttaacttcagAAAGTGGATGATAAAGTCACTTctgacattttgttttgctttgtgtggaATTGTTAACATTATCTTCAAGCTTCTGTTTCTATAAGGAGACTTTTGAAcgagctcattaaaaaaaataggttaattcAGTTAAAAGTAGACACGGGGAATGGGTCTGtagttcagctggtagagtgtttgcctgccGGTCATGAAGTTCTGGTTTAAAACccgatgtggtggcacacgcttgcctgtaattcctgcactcaggaggtataGAGTTCTCTTtcgctacacagcaagttcaagaggctagcctgatctacgtGAAACtctcagcctggcggtggtggcgcccgcctttaatcctagcagaggcaagcgaatctgtaagttcaaggccagcctggtctaccagagctagtttcaggacagctagggctgttacacagagaaaccctgtctcgaaaaacaaaaacaaaaaaatgaaagaaattctttctcaaaaccaaacaaacaaaaaaaggagaattTGAAAAATCCACAGTAACCCTCTTTGTTCCTGTGGCCGACAGTGACGTACAGTGACTGCCATCAAGGGTTATGAGGCATACATAATTTAACAGGCACTATAGCAAACACATAAGTAgaagttcttacattttaatgttGCATCTTCATGCATGTGCCCATCTTAGACACGAAAGCTGTGGGGGTTGAATCAGTGTGGACAAATCAACTCTTCTGTTCACCATGTTCTCCTTCAACTAAGGCCCAGGAAAAGTGAGAATAGAAAGCAACTATTTCACTCCAAATGTTTTATCATTGACAGTGATTTCAAATGTAAACCTTTAATTCCCAGAAAAATTAAATCTTATGCAATGTGGGATAGACTCTATTGTGGTGACATTATTTCACCAAGTGCCTATTTAATAAGGTATAAtcagtagttttatttttaattgctcttAAATATGACAAATACAAGACTAAGGGCTCAAGTGTCCATAAAAGacctttttgtgttttgaaatcaTAATTATACCTATTTTATTggtggtcattttcttgattcaaGGGCAACAAAACATCATGTCATTATTTCAGTTTGCTTTATACTAGCTGCTCTGTGTCAAATTTCTGTGAAAATATGTTACAACATTCTTATTATGTCTTTGACTGGGAGTAGGTAATAAAGTCTCTCTCCTAGGCTCTAATAAATGGCTCACTAAAACACTGAGGGCAGAACAATGATTATTGATTTAATAGATATAATTTATAtctattataaatttatatttatataaatataatataataatttatatctATTATAAATCTTGAGACCTTTGTTTTCAAGATgctaatttactttatttatttgagacatttAGTTTGAGCCCAATAAGCTCGCCGGTGTGATTTATTCCTGCAATGTGATTGTTCCTTAAGCCCAAACGTGGCCCAGATTTGAACAGAAAACCTGAGGCAGACTAGCACACACTCCCTGAGCTGAGCTGGAGACATAGTTACCCAAGAACTGGCCCAAGCTGACAGTATTTGTAAGCAGACAGCACCTGCGATGGGAGAGAGCCTTGACCTCTTTTTGCTTATGACCTAGCCCCGTACCACAAAATCAACCACAGAATTTTCATGGATCCAGCCACGTCCGAGTACGAACTAACATGTCAGGCTGAGGGCTACCCAAAAGCTGAAGTCATCTGGACCAACAGTGACAACCAATCCCTGAGTGGCAAGACCACTGTCACCACTTCCCAGACAGAAGAGAAGCTTTTCAATATGACCAGCACTCTGAGGATCAACGCAACGGCTAACGATGTTTTCTACTGCACGTTTTGGAGATTACAGTCAGGGGAAAACTACACAGCTGAGTTGATCATCCCAGGTAAACTGCCTAATTCTGTCCCTTGTCCCCTCGCATGACAGCTGTCCGTCATAATCACCCAGTGCCAGCTGACCGAGTGCATGGATAAACAGCACTTATGTCTATTAAATGTATGctatttcctcattttcttgcATGCTAGCTACAGtgctacttaaaaaaatattcagcaaGTGTTTATTGGGTATTCGCCCATGACAAACTGTATGTTAGGCATCGAGTGTTCACAGATGAATAGGACAAAAGTCACCGTGCTCCAGGAGAACAGGGGACAGCTGTAACGTAGGAAACACTGTCGCAGCTGGGGCACCGTGGGGGCATGAGATAAGGACTCAACTTATGCTTCAGGAATCAAAACGTTATCATACTGGAGCCGCTCTCTTCTCTCCAGGGCTTCTGTAGTAGGAAACAAATGCTTTGTCCTTTTGTCTTAGTCTTAGTATGAAGGATCCTTTCCCCCTCTGTGGCTCTGATGTTCCAACTCCAGGAAGTCTGCCTTGTGCATAGAACATGAGCCTGATGTCTTTTGGCAACCTACTAGATCTCTGTGCAGTTCACGTGCCCTGTAAGGGTTGTAATTCACCTGGCAAGGCTATCGTAGAGACACAATGAGCTGTAGATAAgttcagctgttttttttttaagcttgttACCTTACAGATATAGACGGGATGGGGGACAGCCAGGTGAGAGGCCCAGAGCGTTAGGAGAACTTAAATCCCTGGAATTCTGAGGAGCAGAATTGCTTCTGCTTCATCTCCTCTCCAATGTCCACCAGTGGTAGTGCTCtagaaagtttagaaaaaaaagaaataaaattacacagaaaagTCAACTAATATGAAAATTCAGCCCAGGATGGACTTGGAACCAGAAGGAGCAAACACGTGTAGAAAACCAGGAAGACGGCCTAACTGAATTGGGCGCTCTCGTAAAAGCTGTCTTACTGGGTTCCTGCCATTCGATGATGTTTTAtgaggctggagatgtagctcagttgggaaagtTCTTGCCTGATATCCACAAAGAGCTGACACCCAATACCAGAGAAGCCTGGTGATGTAGGGCTCAcctgtaatccaaacacttgggtggcagaggcaagaggctcagaagttcaaggtcatcttcaactacttagcaagttcaaagccagcatggatTACAAGAGACTCtgcttcagaaacaaaacaagcgaACATCAtcacaataaaacaacaaacgcTGTTTGATGGCAATTTATTTGTGGGGCATCCTGGAGTAACTTACTTAGCCCCTCTGTCTATTTGCCTGTAActtgggtttgtttggtttcatAAGAACCAGTTGGTAGGTTTAACATCTGTTACTTTGAAATGCAAATACAACATTTGTGAACAGGCTTTATAAACCGTGTAGTTAAGTATTGTGGATCTCAGTTGATTCATAGTGGGGACGAACAGGAACTGATTTACAACAAGAGATGGGAGTTGGCAATCCCAATGCATCCTTGTGCCCCGGGACCTACCTTTCCCAAAACTTCAGACAGAGACCCTGGCATGTGAAGCCAATGACTAGAATGTCAAGAGAGTTtcaaacatgaagaaataaaaacacacattgGTCCATGATCACCACCACaggtgtgggaggcagaagctgcttaACAGTGCCCAGTGGTCTTCCATGTTCTAGAGTGGGCCTTCCATGCCATCTTGGCTGTTAGTGTCTATATTACAGAGTGCACAAGGAACTTACTTCACCAAGGTCCCCATTTAATATTGCAGTCACTTTCTGTGGCACTATGCTAAACATGTCACAGATAGCAACACAAGACATCCCTAGCATTTCTGTTTGATAGGCTGAAACCTTTGGAGGTTTCAAAGTCAATCCGCAGCGGTAGAATTCAGTCTTGGAGGTTTCAGAGCCATTTGCGGGAGTGGCGTTCGGTCTGTGGCACGCGTGCAAGCCTTGACTGGCCATTGGCTTTTAGTAATTAAGATTACCCTAAAGCCAAACTAGATTTCAGGAATGACCATTCTCCTATTTCCAAGAAAACCTTATCTTTAGTCGGCATCTTTCAATTCTCTTTTTCAGAACCACCTGCAGAATTTCTCCCAAATGAGAGGACTCACTGGGTACTTCTGGGACCGTTTCTACTACTACTGTTCTTTGTTGCAGCCCTCGTCCTCTTCTTTTCAAGAAAACAAGGTATTTCCTTCACCGCTGTGGTTTCTGTGCTGCCTGGGGAAAGTCCGCGAAGGTCTTCTTACCACGATATTGAGTAGGCAGTGTCAGAGACAGCACCTACCCTAACTTGATAAGGGCAGCCCCATACCACAGGGAGCTGCCTGACCCAACAGGCTGGCCGAGCCTTCCTGGGAAACACTTGACCTTGAAGGTTGTGCCTTTCACTTTCAGTTAGACAAAGTAAGTTTGAGCTGTGACTCCGGTGAGCTGAGTCTTCCTTCAGCTCTGCTCACGTAGCTGTTCCGCTGCATCTCCTACCTGGGAGTGTCCCGTTGGACCCTGTTGTATTTTGGAGGAGTGTGAGAAGCTAAAAgacttagctttttttttgttttttgttttttttgtttttttttgtttttcgagacagggtttctctgtagctttggtgcctgtcccggaactagctcttgtagaccaggctgaccttgaactcccagagatccgcctgcctctgcctcccgagtgccgggattacagacGTGCTTTTGAGGCAGCACTGCGGCGTCTGCCGTTTAGTGGTTCACAGTAGAGCCAGGCGGCGCCACTGTGTGCAGTGCAGGGGCGAGGTGTTGGACGGGTAGTGGTGGAGGCTGAAGAAGACAGCTGTAAGGCTGCTTCTTAACAAGTAAATAACCACAGACTTTGAAAGACCATTGTGCCCATTGGTCTCAGTTGAATTCCTTGCAACATCCTATCGAGCTGGGTTCTGGGTACCCTAAGTAGGGAAACATTTCTGTCTAAAACTGCTATCTTTACCacaaagcattttgtttttgcaAACTTTCTGGAATCAATATGGACATAGTGgtttaaataattttcatatattgattTCAGCTTTTACCCATAAGCATGATTTAAATCTAGGAAAATGAGTGCATCCAAATAATGTCATCCCCTTGTAAGATGACTTAGAGAAAACCTTTTCCCCAGTGCTTTGAAGTGTATACCCAGAGAGCCAGTGATGTATGGTCTTGCCTGAAGCCAAATAGGGAAGTAAAATGTGGAAATGAACTTCAGTCTTCTGAGAGGAATTCCCCTTTAATCCTTCGGAGGATGAGTGTATGTGGAAAGCCACATAACTGAGGGGGCAGTGACCAGCTGTGTCCAAAGTACAGACCCTAACCAGAACCAAGAGGGTGGCCAAGATGTGACATTAGGTTTCAGTGACACATCTGGACTAGAACTAGACTTGGGCTTTGCGCAAGGAAGAGGTTGTTGCCAAACTGAGTCTGGAAAGGATTGATGGAGAAGGAGTGTGGTAGAGTTTCAGTAGGTAACAGAGTAGTTCAGGATGTTGGCCAGCTCTGAGGATAGGACGGGAAGCAAAGTAGACAAccctagagagagaaagagagagggagagagggagagagggagagagggagaaagggagagagagagagagagagagagagagagagagagagagagagagagaNNNNNNNNNNNNNNNNNNNNNNNNNNNNNNNNNNNNNNNNNNNNNNNNNNNNNNNNNNNNNNNNNNNNNNNNNNNNNNNNNNNNNNNNNNNNNNNNNNNNgagagagagagagagagagagagagagagagagagagagagagagagagagagagagaggaagtatgTGTCCTAAGTTGTTGAATAATTAGCTTTGGGGTTTTGTACCTGGAATAAGGAAGCTTGTGGACTAAAAGTCCGGTGATTAAGATTGAGTTGAAACTTGAGTCACTGTGGGTCGGGTCGTAGTTTTGTGCTCTACGGAATTAAGAtcgatttttttctcattcagtgaAAACTCTAGATGTGGAGAAATGTGACTTCGAAGACACAaagtcaaaaaaccaaaatggtaAGTGTGACAGAAGGGAAGGGTAAACGGAAGGGCAGTGCAGTTTGGTCCTGCAGGGCTGCGGTTCCAGAGCTCTGtcggctgaggcaggaggagagtgAGTTGCAAGCCTCCTGACCCACACAGCAAACAAcataaacaggaagaagaaaaggctaTCCTAACAAGAGAAATCGACTAGTCGTGACCTCCCCTCCTTCCAAAGGAGCCTGTTTGTGAAGACACAGGACTCCTGTGCCTCACAACTCCCACAACTGAGGAAATTCTGGGATGGTCCTACATAGTAAAACTCAGCCCAGGGCTGCAAAGAGttgggagcaggaggggagggtGCGCTTTTGTCTAAGCTGCTAATACCTTGGTAGCCCTGCAACCAGAGAGAGTGCTGAGTCAGATGAATGTGTAACTAAACAAATGGTTCTGCTGTGTGGTCAGCTGTTAACTCGTTCATGTGTGGGATATGGATTTCAATTCATCACCTGCCCTCAAGCACTCTTATAAAtatgagaatataaaataagGTGGCAGGAACACCATGCACTTTCATTCCCGTCCTATGGCCTCCGCTTCATTCTGCTGCTAATGTCCATGTTTCTAGGAGTAGAAAACCCTCACTGccctaaatttttaaataagctctATCAAGTTTTCTAATTCACTGTACTGTGGTTAGAACCCAAGGGTACCACTGAGCCCAGGCAGGATTAAAGCTGGCTCGTGAACTTGAGCAGACCGGAGCAGGTTCCCGTGTGTGCACTACCGTTTATGCTGCTGAGTTACCTGAGGAACCAGCCTAGCTTGCTCAGCTTGAGGGTTTCTCAGTCCAGcaagttttccatttttaaaaccagGACAGTCCCAGACAAACAAGGGTGTTTAGTCATCCGTCAGCATGCAAGTGTTGCCAAATTTATCTCTGTCTTATTGCAACAATATCATATGATCTAGCAGAATCCAACTTGTTTGTCTTGCATGTTTTCATGCATTTCCCCGCACACTCCCTGCCCCTGTGAGATTACTTTACTATTGTCCCTCTCCAGATACACAGTTCGAGGAGACGTAAGCAGCACGGAAACCTCTGATCTTCGAGGCGGGATTGGCAGTCTGTGGTCTGTGAATGAGGGGCCCTTGGGATGTGGGTCCAAGGACTCGAAATGGAACCTGGGaagacaagagaagagagaaaaaaaggcgAGCCTGGGATAAAGGACATTTTTGCAGGAGACACCAACAAGCAAGTTACCCGTTAATCATCTTGGGAAAGTGGGCTGAGAACCCCTGGCTCAACATCTGGCCCTTGCAGAagtgccctttccttcctctccgtGCCTGGATGGGCGGCGGAGAGTCACAAGTGTGGAAGTGTGAGTGTTCCTATTTATTTTGAGTTTGTGTATGCTTGTTGTGGGAGTGTGGTTGTGCCTGATGCGTTCTAAAGACATAATAGATGCTAACATACAGTCGCCAAACTCTACTGCTGCTTACCATCTTGTCCACAGGCAGAAACGCATGTGCACGTGTGAGGTGCTCGGTGTCCTCTGTGATTACTGGTATAAGCGGGACACATGGAGAACATATGCTTGGTTCATCAGGGCTCTTGCTATTTGACTTGAATAATCTTTATTCTCAGTCCTTGAGGCTCTGTGGTAGTAATTGTTCCGTTGAAGTGTCAGTTTTACAAGTGTCTGATACTACCTGTGACAATCTCATTTCATCTCCATAGCAACAACCCTCAGGGTAACCTCTATTATACTCACTTCATAGTCCAAGAAGCTGAGCAATTAAGTGATTTGCCTACAGAATAACAGCTATCAGATTTCTGTCCTTCAGCCACTGTCCTTTCAGGATTCAGTTTGTAGctaagaaatgaatttaaaaactgCCTAAGTAGCATTGATTTCACACAGCCTTGTGTACCATGCTGGCCCTGAGCATAGAGATGCAAGCCAGGGTACTGGTTGGATATGTGTATGCATAAGCTTAAGTTCAATACTCAAAGCAATGTTCATTAACAAGGAGTCTAAATTTAAAAGACTCTGGAAGTAACTCTTGAGTTCATTGTCTAGCATTGGATTTACGTCTTACTTGTTACCTTCTTCATACAATCTCACATCCTCTTTGTAATATCTAGCATTGCTTTaaagttcctttttatttttctatctaaaTGATATTGAGGGTTGGCGAGATAGCTCAGCTGTAAAACACTTTCCTCATGAGGTATAAAACCCTAAGTTTgttccccaaaacccacatacaAAAACAGCTGGGTATATCTGCATgcgtttgatcccagcaccagggaggcagagataggcagatccctaACTCTCATTGGCTAGCCAATCTAGCCTGCTTGGTAAGCGCCAGGCTTCTGAGAGCTGATACCTCAAAAGATGATGTAGACAGTGCCTGAGAAATgatgcctgcatacacacatacaccacacatgcacacacacgtgtgcacacatgcacacacacgtgcgcacacatgcgcacacaccacacacacatgtgcacacacacatacaccgcacatgcacacacacatgcacacacacatgcacatgaacacacatgcaatcCAAATACATGTCAACAGGGTGCTGACTCAGAATGGTcccaaagacaaaataaaactctaTTCCATCACCCTAGCCTTGCTAGCCCCTTCCCAGAAGCAACTGGTGTTGCTTTTTGCACATATATTTTCCCAAAGATGATTAATAAGTAGAAATATATGTTAAAGtacctatatttttttaattcctaaaTAGTAGCTCActgtgtatttgcatatttacCCTTTTTATTTAATGTACTGATCCTTATGCAGCTGCTGGAGCCTATttaaagacccaagaagggaacTGCCTCCTTTCTAGGGTTTTCCTTCCCATTCCTACAGATGTCTCTCATAGTGCCTAGGCCAGGCACTGTGTCTGTGGTCCCTACCTGTAAAATACCATTTGTAGAGCACTTACTCGCTGACTGAgtttgtgtttggtttattttgtgtCTGCTCAAAGGGAGACCATGAGTCCCCAGGGTGCACTGAGTCAACCCAACACCGAGGAGTCGGTAGCCTTCTCCTTCACTCAGCACACAGAGGAGTCGGTAGCCTTCTCTGTCACTCAGCGAGATGCAGATCTGGCGCAGTGCTGGCACTGCTgttttccctctgcttcttttctcAAACACAGATGCTCTGCTTGCTTATCACAGGTTCTCCCTGGAAACCCCAGCTTTGCTCCTCCTGCTGGTTGCCCTGGACCTGCCCTTGTACCAGGAAAAGCCCCTTAGCTCTGCCTGAACCCTTGAAGGTCACTGCCTCTCATTGCCACGCCACAGGGGCCTCAAAGATAAGGTTTTcttgagggaggaggggagaaagagccCAGAGCTTTCTTTCAGTCCTCTTTGTCTGGTCCCACGTCAGGGCTGAAGAAACAGACCAGGTACGGTGGTGCATACAAGTCTCTAATCCCAGCCTtcgggaggagaggcaggcagatctctgtgagttgaggccagcctggtctacatagagtccaagctagccagggcaacatagtgaaattctgtctcagagcTAAGACTGATAAATCAGAACCCCCAAGGGAACCCTTCTGTTACCCGTTCACGTTCAATGTTCTGTTTGTATGaagtttaagaaaataatgtaGTCGAGCGAGACTCCACTTACTCACTTTATTTGAAATCTTAACACCGTCTCACGGCGTTGGATTGTAACGGCACTTTATTCCTTTGTGTTGTGGGTCGCCCtacatgtaaattttattttgcatctaATTGTCATTGTATtgcattaatttaataaaatattcttatttattaaacatttttgtttcttaaaccATTTTCAGTTTAACCTCCAGTGGGAAGGAGTCACTTTGAATACCTGAGATCCCTGTCTTTattcccccccaccacacacacacagcttttatgCGTAGATGGCATGTTATCAGTAAAAAGTCTTCCATCCAAATTGGagatctgggggtggggtgggaggataaAGCAAAATCCCCAGAACCAGGGATGTGAAGGGGCTTTGCTTGGAGAGCACGCTGAGGTGGGCGTTGGCATCACACCGCGAAGCTGCACGCCCCTTGGTCTTCAGGTTCTGAAAAGGAAGCGAGAAACCTAGAACTAAGCAAAGTTCAGGACTAGGACCCAAGACTTCTCTGGAACCATAAGAAAGTCTACAGTCTTTTTAGACAAACACTATCACACGCACCACTAGAGAAAGTGTGGCTCTTTGAATGTCTTGTCTCTCTTGGCCACTTCCTCACAATTCAGCATGAAGAAGCTTTGGATCCTTGGCTAATTTCTTGAAATCAGATGCTCTCAACACAAGGTAACTGCTCCTAATGACAGATGACAGACTCCGGATGTTTTTAGAGGAAGATCTATATCTTTATAGTAATAATGACCCACTGTCTATGTCAGTCCCTAGACAATCAACGGGCTTACCAGCAGAAGGCTCCATGACGGGATGGGATCATGTGCCAACAACATGTGGATGAATGTCTTTTCTCTGAATGGTTCCTTCCACCTCCAGTTCCTGTTTTGGCAGTCTCAGGGTCAATCTACCCCAAAGTTGAGATATACAAAGTAACATTTAGCTTCAGAAATCTCTTCCACTTCCTCTGCTAATATCTCAGCGACTCACAATTAGATTTTACTGGGAATTGTGAAGAACACTCCACGG encodes:
- the Cd274 gene encoding programmed cell death 1 ligand 1: MRIFTIATFTVCCHLLRAFTITAPKDLYVVEHGSNVTIECRFPVEHQLDLPALVVYWEKDDQQVIQFVDGKTDRQDSSFSGRASLPKEQILKGNAGLHITDVKLRDAGVYCCMISYGGADYKRITLKVHAPYHKINHRIFMDPATSEYELTCQAEGYPKAEVIWTNSDNQSLSGKTTVTTSQTEEKLFNMTSTLRINATANDVFYCTFWRLQSGENYTAELIIPEPPAEFLPNERTHWVLLGPFLLLLFFVAALVLFFSRKQVKTLDVEKCDFEDTKSKNQNDTQFEET